A window of the Nitrosococcus wardiae genome harbors these coding sequences:
- the dnaE gene encoding DNA polymerase III subunit alpha — MDLSFVHLRLHTEYSMVDGLVRIRPLVQAAREAGMPAVAVTDQNNVFAMVKFYRAAQAEGVKPVIGADVFLVDSVESSRASRFTLLCQNKKGYCNLSRLLSRAYSEGQYYGIPRLQWNWLQGQSDGLIVLSGGREGDVGQALLTGNEAQAKRLLERWQALFPGRYYLELHRTGREGEEDYLHGAVALALACDTPVVATNDVRFLRSQDFEAHEARVCIHEGRTLDDPRRPRCYSEQQYLRTSSEMAELFADLPEALENTIEIARRCNLELTLGTHYLPNFPVPEGLSIETFLEVEACRGLEQRLAKLYPFETEREIKRPTYEARLAEELAVINQMGFPGYFLIVADFIRWAKKNGIPVGPGRGSGAGSLVAYALQITDLDPLAFDLLFERFLNPERVSLPDFDIDFCMERRDRVIDYVSHYYGRDHVSQIITYGSMAAKAVVRDVGRVLGHPYGFVDQIAKLIPFDLKMTLDKALEESEGLRARYDEEEEVRFLIDLARKLEGLTRNAGKHAGGVVIAPKKLTDYVPYYCEQGASGVVTQFDKDDIEAIGLVKFDFLGLRTLTIIDWALQAINQQRAQQGAAPLDLALLPKDDRESYILLKRCATTAVFQLESRGMKDLIKRLQPDCFEDIIALVALFRPGPLQSGMVDDYINRKHGRAKVDYPHPALEPILKPTYGVIVYQEQVMQIAQVLAGYTLGGADLLRRAMGKKKPEEMAKQRAIFTEGAKAQGVEGARATAIFDLMEKFAEYGFNKSHSAAYALIAYQTAYLKAHYPAPYMAAVLSSDMDNTEKVAAFIQECQVMNLEVLPPDVNVSDYRFSAQGENAIRYGLGAIKGVGASALEGIIKEREQHGPYQDLFKFCRRIDLRKINRRVLEALNRSGALDPLGANRATLEVSLETALALAEQHSRNTSLGQNDLFGLDCVLEDGQAGNYTETQEWDEEQRLALEKETLGLYLSGHPIDRYEQELRQIAPRRLAELIGQANNHQNYNQRVVIAGLIGSLRTNKARQGGRNAFVTLDDRSARLEVKVFAEVFNNYQELLQPDHIVVIKGTLGWDSYADTATVTAEKVYSIAEARGAFAKTLEIGFDGTCVGQEVIAELAKILAPFRQGRCPVAICYRNGVASARLMLGEEWQIQPNEALLARLRLLPGAEHVQVIY, encoded by the coding sequence ATGGACTTATCCTTCGTTCATCTTCGTTTGCATACCGAATACTCTATGGTGGACGGCCTGGTGCGTATCCGACCCCTGGTTCAAGCTGCCCGAGAAGCGGGTATGCCAGCGGTAGCAGTGACTGACCAGAATAATGTATTTGCTATGGTCAAGTTCTACCGCGCTGCTCAGGCAGAGGGAGTGAAGCCTGTTATTGGGGCTGACGTTTTTTTAGTGGATTCAGTTGAAAGTAGCCGAGCGAGCCGCTTTACCTTGCTTTGTCAGAATAAGAAGGGTTACTGCAATCTATCCCGCCTGTTATCGCGTGCCTATAGCGAAGGTCAATATTATGGCATTCCCCGCTTACAATGGAACTGGCTGCAAGGCCAGAGCGATGGTCTGATTGTCCTTTCTGGTGGTCGGGAAGGTGATGTGGGCCAAGCCCTTTTGACTGGCAACGAGGCTCAAGCCAAGCGACTATTGGAACGTTGGCAAGCTCTTTTCCCGGGCCGATATTATTTGGAGCTGCATCGCACTGGCAGAGAGGGGGAAGAAGATTATCTCCATGGGGCCGTAGCACTTGCTTTAGCGTGTGATACCCCGGTGGTGGCAACCAATGATGTTCGGTTTCTTAGATCCCAGGATTTCGAAGCTCACGAGGCTCGGGTCTGTATTCATGAAGGGCGGACTTTAGATGATCCTCGTCGGCCCCGTTGCTATAGTGAGCAGCAATATTTGCGAACCTCGTCGGAAATGGCGGAATTATTTGCGGACTTGCCGGAAGCCCTGGAAAATACGATAGAAATCGCTCGGCGTTGTAATCTCGAACTTACTCTGGGGACCCACTACCTTCCAAATTTTCCGGTGCCAGAGGGGCTGAGCATCGAAACGTTTCTTGAGGTCGAAGCCTGTCGAGGGCTGGAGCAACGGCTAGCAAAACTTTATCCTTTTGAAACGGAAAGGGAAATCAAGCGACCCACTTACGAAGCGCGGCTCGCTGAGGAACTGGCGGTGATTAACCAGATGGGGTTTCCAGGGTATTTCCTCATTGTCGCTGATTTTATTCGCTGGGCTAAAAAAAATGGAATTCCGGTAGGGCCAGGACGGGGCTCAGGGGCAGGATCCCTGGTTGCCTATGCTCTGCAAATAACCGACCTGGATCCGTTAGCCTTTGATCTTCTCTTTGAACGTTTTTTGAACCCTGAGCGTGTTTCCCTGCCCGATTTTGATATCGATTTCTGTATGGAACGCCGCGACCGGGTGATCGATTATGTGAGCCACTATTACGGTCGGGATCATGTTTCCCAGATTATTACCTACGGTAGCATGGCCGCCAAAGCGGTAGTGCGGGATGTGGGCCGGGTGTTAGGGCATCCTTACGGTTTTGTGGACCAAATTGCCAAGCTTATCCCTTTCGATCTTAAGATGACTCTGGACAAGGCCCTAGAGGAGTCCGAAGGGTTACGGGCCCGTTACGATGAAGAAGAGGAAGTTCGATTTCTTATTGACCTGGCTAGAAAGCTTGAGGGGCTAACACGAAATGCCGGTAAACATGCTGGCGGTGTCGTGATTGCACCGAAGAAATTGACTGACTATGTTCCTTACTACTGCGAGCAGGGAGCGAGCGGAGTCGTCACCCAATTTGACAAGGACGACATAGAAGCTATTGGCTTAGTCAAATTCGATTTCCTGGGCCTGCGTACCCTGACCATTATCGACTGGGCTTTGCAGGCTATCAATCAACAGCGAGCTCAGCAAGGCGCGGCCCCGCTCGATTTGGCCCTTTTACCAAAGGATGATCGGGAAAGCTACATACTTCTTAAGCGTTGTGCGACTACCGCCGTGTTTCAATTGGAATCCCGCGGTATGAAAGACCTCATAAAGCGGCTCCAGCCAGATTGCTTTGAAGACATTATCGCCTTGGTGGCCTTGTTCCGACCTGGACCTCTTCAGTCAGGGATGGTAGATGATTATATCAATCGGAAACATGGTCGTGCCAAGGTGGACTATCCCCACCCTGCCCTTGAACCCATCCTCAAACCGACCTACGGTGTTATTGTTTACCAGGAACAGGTGATGCAAATTGCCCAGGTTTTGGCGGGGTATACTTTGGGGGGGGCTGATCTGCTGCGCCGAGCCATGGGTAAGAAAAAGCCCGAGGAGATGGCCAAGCAGCGCGCTATCTTTACGGAAGGAGCAAAAGCACAAGGGGTTGAAGGCGCGCGGGCAACGGCCATCTTCGACCTCATGGAGAAATTTGCCGAGTACGGGTTCAACAAATCCCATTCCGCAGCCTATGCCTTAATCGCTTATCAAACCGCTTATCTTAAGGCCCATTATCCCGCTCCCTATATGGCGGCAGTGCTTTCTTCCGATATGGACAATACGGAGAAAGTAGCGGCTTTTATTCAGGAATGCCAGGTCATGAATTTGGAGGTGCTTCCTCCTGATGTGAATGTTAGCGATTATCGTTTTTCGGCCCAGGGCGAGAACGCTATTCGGTACGGTTTGGGTGCGATTAAAGGCGTCGGTGCCTCAGCCCTGGAGGGGATCATCAAGGAGCGAGAACAGCACGGACCTTACCAGGATCTTTTTAAATTCTGTCGCCGTATTGATTTGCGCAAAATTAACCGGCGAGTATTAGAAGCCTTGAACCGCTCGGGGGCTTTGGATCCTTTGGGGGCTAATCGAGCGACTCTAGAAGTTTCTTTGGAAACTGCTTTGGCTTTGGCGGAACAACATTCCCGTAATACTTCTCTAGGGCAGAATGATTTATTCGGCCTTGACTGCGTGTTGGAGGACGGCCAAGCAGGAAATTATACCGAAACCCAGGAGTGGGATGAGGAACAGCGGTTGGCATTAGAAAAGGAGACCTTAGGGTTGTATCTTAGCGGTCATCCTATTGACCGTTATGAGCAGGAACTGAGGCAGATAGCTCCCCGCCGCCTAGCCGAGCTTATTGGCCAGGCGAATAATCACCAAAATTATAACCAGCGGGTTGTCATCGCCGGTTTGATAGGCTCCTTGCGCACCAATAAAGCCCGTCAGGGAGGACGTAATGCCTTCGTGACTTTGGATGACCGGAGTGCCCGTCTTGAGGTGAAGGTGTTTGCCGAAGTTTTTAACAACTACCAGGAACTGTTGCAGCCGGATCATATCGTCGTGATTAAAGGGACTTTAGGGTGGGATTCTTATGCCGACACTGCCACCGTTACGGCGGAAAAGGTCTACAGTATTGCTGAGGCCCGTGGGGCTTTCGCGAAAACCTTAGAGATCGGATTTGACGGTACTTGTGTCGGGCAGGAAGTCATTGCTGAATTAGCGAAGATTTTGGCGCCTTTCCGGCAAGGCCGTTGTCCTGTTGCTATTTGCTACCGCAATGGGGTTGCCAGTGCCCGACTGATGTTGGGTGAGGAGTGGCAAATTCAACCCAATGAGGCACTACTTGCCCGTTTGCGATTACTGCCGGGGGCGGAACATGTGCAGGTCATATATTAA
- a CDS encoding diguanylate cyclase domain-containing protein: MPILVVDDDKDLARLLALRLQGGGGYEVCLAHSAREAFERLGILATEASANIDLVLMDVKLPGINGIEACRRLKSHPLGQDIPVIIITGHDDQENLEAAFDAGAIDYVTKPFDNVSLMARVRSALRLKREIDTRRQREQELLELTHQLEAANEQLRQLSSLDELTRVANRRKFKMTIRQEFQRAMRNKTPLSVIMIDIDNFKAYNDIYGHQAGDDCLRQVAKALSSVLKRPNDLLARYGGEEFVVILPETGSKGARSVAESLRRAVEILKIPHRYASQDGLQVTISLGVSTLVPQHDEDPTKLIAAADQALYQSKHAGRNRVTGASI, encoded by the coding sequence ATGCCTATACTGGTGGTTGATGACGATAAAGACCTTGCCCGGTTGCTCGCGCTCCGCCTGCAGGGGGGAGGGGGGTATGAAGTATGCCTGGCCCATTCTGCTCGGGAGGCTTTTGAAAGGCTTGGTATACTGGCTACGGAGGCCTCTGCAAACATTGATCTTGTGTTAATGGATGTAAAGCTGCCGGGAATCAATGGAATTGAAGCCTGCCGTCGGTTAAAGAGTCATCCCCTTGGACAAGACATCCCTGTTATTATTATTACAGGGCATGATGACCAGGAGAATCTGGAGGCAGCGTTTGATGCGGGCGCCATAGATTACGTCACTAAACCCTTTGATAACGTAAGTCTCATGGCGAGGGTTCGCTCTGCCTTGCGTTTAAAGCGGGAGATCGATACCCGTAGGCAGAGGGAACAAGAATTACTTGAATTGACTCACCAGCTAGAAGCGGCTAATGAGCAACTGCGTCAGTTATCTTCCCTTGATGAGTTGACGAGAGTGGCTAACCGGCGGAAATTCAAGATGACTATTCGTCAAGAATTTCAGCGCGCGATGCGCAATAAGACTCCGCTCTCAGTGATTATGATCGATATTGATAACTTTAAGGCTTATAACGATATTTATGGCCATCAGGCTGGAGATGATTGTCTACGTCAGGTAGCAAAGGCTCTGAGCTCGGTGCTCAAAAGGCCCAATGACTTACTTGCTCGTTACGGGGGAGAGGAATTTGTCGTTATTCTTCCTGAGACTGGAAGTAAAGGTGCGAGAAGTGTGGCGGAGAGCTTGCGCCGGGCCGTGGAAATCCTGAAAATTCCTCATCGTTATGCTTCCCAGGATGGTTTGCAGGTCACCATTAGTCTAGGCGTATCCACGCTTGTACCTCAGCATGATGAGGATCCGACAAAGCTTATCGCTGCAGCAGACCAAGCTTTGTATCAATCTAAGCACGCCGGACGTAACCGGGTGACTGGGGCCAGTATCTGA
- a CDS encoding acetyl-CoA carboxylase carboxyltransferase subunit alpha: protein MKMNFLDFEQPIAELEAKIEELRFVGDDAKLNISEEIQRLKAKSKTLTESIFGSLSDWQIVQLARHPQRPYTLDYVNRIFSGFEELHGDRAFADDQAIVGGIARLEGRPVVVIGHQKGRDTKEKVARNFGMPRPEGYRKALRLMRLAERFKLPVLTFIDTPGAYPGIDAEERGQSEAIARNLYVMAELKTPIVATVIGEGGSGGALAIGVGDRVFMLEYSIYSVISPEGCASILWKSADKASDAAETLGITSKRLKELGLIDRVVSEPLGGAHRNVEAMAEKLKRVLSEQLDYLIELPMDKLLEHRQQRLRSYGQFQE from the coding sequence ATGAAAATGAATTTTCTAGACTTTGAACAGCCTATCGCCGAACTTGAGGCCAAAATCGAGGAGTTACGCTTTGTTGGCGATGATGCCAAGTTAAATATTTCTGAGGAAATTCAGCGTCTCAAGGCCAAAAGCAAGACGCTAACTGAATCTATCTTTGGTTCTCTTAGCGATTGGCAGATCGTGCAATTGGCCCGCCATCCACAACGGCCCTATACGTTGGACTATGTCAATCGGATTTTTAGCGGTTTTGAAGAACTCCATGGGGATCGGGCTTTTGCGGATGACCAGGCTATCGTCGGTGGTATCGCTCGCTTGGAAGGAAGGCCCGTCGTGGTTATTGGGCATCAGAAAGGGCGTGATACCAAGGAAAAAGTGGCCCGTAATTTTGGGATGCCGCGCCCCGAGGGCTACCGCAAGGCGTTGCGGCTGATGCGATTGGCAGAGCGATTTAAGCTGCCAGTACTGACCTTTATTGATACACCGGGTGCCTATCCGGGTATTGATGCGGAGGAGCGTGGTCAAAGTGAGGCTATTGCCCGCAATCTATACGTGATGGCCGAGTTGAAAACCCCTATTGTGGCTACGGTGATCGGTGAGGGTGGCTCCGGTGGAGCATTAGCTATTGGCGTGGGGGATCGAGTTTTCATGCTCGAATACAGTATCTATTCAGTAATTTCCCCCGAGGGTTGTGCTTCCATTCTATGGAAAAGTGCAGATAAGGCCTCCGATGCGGCAGAGACCTTAGGAATCACTTCAAAACGGTTGAAAGAATTAGGACTCATCGATCGGGTTGTCAGTGAGCCCTTAGGGGGAGCCCATCGGAATGTGGAGGCCATGGCGGAGAAGCTCAAGCGAGTGTTAAGTGAACAGCTCGATTATTTAATCGAGTTGCCCATGGACAAGTTACTAGAGCACCGCCAGCAGCGGCTTAGAAGTTATGGCCAATTTCAAGAATAA